Proteins from a genomic interval of Chryseobacterium indologenes:
- a CDS encoding alpha/beta hydrolase, whose translation MKFKTTLFFLTTLPFVIACSVKTKAVSSEDYPVKLDTLTFFDQNRNRKIPLAVYQPLTKQIIPNRQVVIFNHGYGMNKGGDYFMYSYLTEKLASKGFYTVSIQHELSTDKLIPMEGNIQIVRRPFWQNGSDNILFVLHELKKTKPELDYKHLTIIGHSNGGDMAALFGNQHPNLVSKIITMDNRRMFLPRTSVPKIYSLRSNDYPADNGVLPTSEEQEKYHMTIQPTAINHGHMDNKGSQDEKKTLSDFVLKYLEEH comes from the coding sequence ATGAAATTCAAAACAACTCTATTTTTCTTAACGACGCTCCCATTCGTCATTGCCTGTTCAGTAAAGACAAAAGCAGTTTCTTCTGAAGATTATCCGGTAAAGCTGGACACTTTAACATTCTTCGATCAGAATAGAAACAGAAAAATTCCCCTTGCCGTTTATCAGCCACTCACTAAGCAGATAATCCCGAATCGGCAGGTGGTTATTTTTAATCATGGCTATGGTATGAATAAAGGCGGAGACTATTTTATGTATTCTTATCTGACGGAAAAACTGGCATCAAAAGGCTTTTACACGGTAAGCATCCAGCATGAGCTGTCTACAGACAAACTTATACCAATGGAAGGGAACATTCAGATCGTAAGGCGACCTTTCTGGCAAAACGGCTCCGATAATATACTGTTTGTGTTACATGAATTAAAAAAAACAAAACCGGAGCTTGATTACAAACATCTTACCATCATAGGACATTCCAACGGCGGTGACATGGCGGCATTGTTTGGAAATCAACATCCTAACCTGGTGTCTAAAATCATTACAATGGATAATCGCCGGATGTTTCTCCCAAGAACAAGCGTTCCAAAAATTTATTCCTTACGTTCAAACGATTATCCCGCAGATAATGGAGTTTTGCCAACATCAGAAGAACAGGAAAAATACCATATGACGATACAGCCCACTGCAATCAATCACGGTCATATGGATAACAAAGGAAGCCAGGACGAGAAAAAGACACTCAGTGATTTTGTATTGAAATACCTTGAGGAACACTAA
- a CDS encoding NAD(P)H-binding protein — protein MKKYTIAVVGGTGKSGNYLVQHLLEKGYPIRLLLRHPEHFKMQHPSIEVVKGDARDKESICSLIKGCEVIISTLGQPKGEKSIFSDATGNIIVSMNELGIKRYIVTTGLSVNTEDDCKNIHVKTATEWMYQNYPETTADKQKEYHLLAKGNVDWTLVRLPLIDLTYKRFAIEANLTDCKGEKISAADLAEFLISQIEDTAYIRKSPFLYNV, from the coding sequence ATGAAAAAATATACAATCGCCGTTGTTGGCGGAACCGGAAAATCCGGAAACTATCTCGTACAGCATCTTCTTGAAAAAGGATATCCAATCAGGCTTTTATTAAGGCATCCTGAACATTTCAAAATGCAGCATCCGTCGATTGAAGTAGTAAAAGGTGACGCGAGGGACAAAGAATCGATCTGTTCACTGATTAAAGGCTGTGAGGTAATCATCAGTACATTGGGACAGCCGAAAGGAGAGAAATCGATTTTCAGTGATGCTACTGGAAATATTATTGTATCTATGAATGAGCTGGGTATTAAAAGATACATCGTAACCACAGGTTTAAGTGTAAATACTGAAGATGATTGTAAAAACATACATGTAAAAACGGCGACAGAATGGATGTACCAGAATTATCCTGAAACAACTGCGGATAAACAGAAAGAGTATCATCTTCTTGCAAAAGGTAACGTGGACTGGACTTTGGTACGATTGCCCTTAATCGACCTGACATACAAACGTTTCGCCATAGAGGCCAATCTTACGGACTGTAAGGGTGAAAAGATCAGTGCAGCGGATCTCGCCGAGTTTTTGATCTCACAGATTGAAGATACAGCTTATATAAGAAAAAGTCCTTTCCTGTATAATGTGTAA